From the genome of Phycicoccus duodecadis:
CCCCCACCGGAGCCGCCGCCGTCACCGGTGGCCGAACCCCCGTCGTGGCCGTCGTGCTGCCCACCGCCGTCGTGACCGCCGTGCTGGCCGCCCGAGTGATGACCGGCCGGGTGCTGCCCGTCGGGGCGCTCTCCGTCAGGGCGACCGTCGTCGGACCCGAACGCCGCACCGGCCGCGACCACACGGGTGTCGGCGGGGCCCGCCTGGGCCTCGTCACGGCTGCGGTGGGCCTGCTGCTGGCGGTAGGACATCCGACGCATCCGGGCGTTCATGTTCCGCATGAGGAACCACAGGGCCACGGCGAGCAGGGCGAAGGCGACGAAGGCCAGGAACCCCGGGACGATGTCGGTGGTGGGGGTGTCGTTCACGCGGCACGCTCCGTGCGGGTGTCGTGGGCGAGCTGCAGGTCCCCCGAGGTCGCGAGGGCGTCGGCCTCGGCGGTGGTCGGCGGGAGCCCGGCGAACAGGTCGTCCTCGATGTCGGCGTAGGGCACGTAGGACGCGGCCAGCTCGTACTCCTCGACCGGCCACACCCGGGCCTGCACCTCGCGCGGCACCTTGAACCAGGTGCCGTCGGGGTCGACCTGGGTGGCGTGCGCCAGCAGCGCCGCGTCGCGACGGTCGTACCAGTCGGCGCACTGGACGCGGGTCGTGACCGGGCGCTCGTCGCGGTCCCACCGCTCGAGCCACTCGGCGTAGGGGCTCTCCTCGCCGAGCGCGGTGAGCGCCTCGTGGAAGGCCTCGATGCGGGCGCGGTTGAAGGTCTGGTTGTAGTAGAGCTTCAGGGGCTGCCAGGGCGCGCCGGCCTCGGGGAAGCGGGCGGGGTCGCCGGCGGCGGCGAAGGCTGCCACCGACACGTCGTGGCACATGATGTGGTCGGGGTGGGGGTAGCCGCCGTTCTCGTCGTACGTGGTGACCACGTGCGGTCGGAAGCGGCGGATCTCGCGCACCAGCGCCTCGGTGGTGACCTCGAGGGGCTCGAGCGCGAAGCAGCCGTCGGGCAGCGGGGGCAGCGGGTCGCCCTCGGGCAGCCCGGAGTCGACGAACCCCAGCCAGGTGTGCCCGACGCCCAGGATCTCCTGCGCGCGGGCCATCTCGTCGCGGCGTACCTGGGCCAGGTCGCGCAGGATGTGCACGTCGTGCTGGAGGCGGGGGTTGAGGATGTCGCCGCGCTCGCCGCCGGTGCACGAGACGACCAGCACCTCGTGGCCGGCGTCGACGTACTTGGCCATCGTCGCCGCACCCTTGCTCGACTCGTCGTCAGGGTGCGCGTGGACGCACATGAGCCGGAGCGGTTCGGACATGCGGGGACCCTTCGTGTCGTGGGCTCGGGGCGTCCCCGAGAATGGTGCGGAGACCATTCTGTCACCCGCCACCGACCGCCCCGAGGGAGCACCGTGCCGCTGCCCGACCCGCGCACCCCGCAGGGCCGCCGTGTGCTCGCCGCCGGCCTGGCCCTGCTCGCCGCCGTGGTCGCCATCTCCTGGTACGGCTGGTCGACGACCTCCGCCCAGGTCCGGGTGCAGGTGACCGCCTACGAGGTCGAGTCCGACGCCCTGACCCGGGTCGAGTTCGACGTCTCGCGCCCCGCGGGGACCGCCCTCACCTGCCGGGTCAGCGCCCTCGACGACCGCAAGGGCCGGGTGGGCACCGTCATCGAGACCGTCCCGGCCACCGGTCCGACCGTCGTGCACGAGGTCGTCCGGGTACGCACCAGCGCCCGGGCGGTCACCGGCGTCGTCGAGTCCTGTGTCCGGGGGGCCGACGCCGGCTGACCGTCTGCGATGGTCACGGCTCGGTCACGACATCCTCGACCCGTCCGGACGGAGGTGCCCCGTCCGGCCCGCGGGGGTAAGGTGGATCTTTCACGTTCGGGTCTGGGTCCGATAGTCGCTGAGAAGACAGCGGTCGGCCCGGGCCCGTTGCCGTAGCACCCTCGGCGTCGACCCCCCGAGGGTCCGGCGCCCCACGTACCCAGCAGGAGTTGAGCAGCCGTGACCGAGACGACGACGAACCAGAGCTTCCTGACCCAGGCCGCGTACGACCGGCTCAAGGGCGAGCTCGAGGAGCTGTCCGGCCCGGGTCGCACCGACATCGCGAAGAAGATCGAGGCGGCCCGCGAGGAGGGTGACCTCAAGGAGAACGGCGGCTACCACGCCGCCAAGGAGGAGCAGGGCAAGATGGAGGCCCGCATCCGCCAGCTCACCCAGCTGCTCGAGAACGCGACCATCGGCGAGACGCCCAAGGACGACGGCGTGGTCGAGCCCGGGATGATCGTGCGCGTCGAGATGTTCGGCGACGAGGAGGAGTTCCTCCTCGGCTCGCGCGAGATCACCGACTCCTCGATGCAGGTCTTCTCCGAGCAGTCCCCCATCGGCGCGGCCGTCAACGGCCACGTCATCGGCGACTCGGTCTCCTACGAGGCGCCCAACGGCAAGAAGGTCGACGTCAAGATCCTCGGCGCGACGCCGTACACCGGCTGACCCCGCGCCCCGCGGCGTATCCGCCCGGCCCGGCCCCTCGCGTGAGGGGCCGGGCCGCGTCGCGTCCGGCGTCCCGCACGTGCCGGGTACCGGTCGTCGGGTCCCCCGCGCGGCGACCCGAACCCCGCACGTGCCGGGTTCCGGTCGTCAGCCGCTCGCGCCGAGCCGCTCGGCCAGGGCAGCGGCCGTGTCCGGATGGTCCTCGGCCAGCAGCCCGACGGCGAACAGCACGTACTCGCGGTCGACCACGGCCCGGGCCCGGTCGGGCACCCGCCAGCCGCCGCCGTGGTCACCGAGGGCCGGGGCGAGCACGGCCTCGGCGCCGCCGGCAGGGGCGTGCCGCAGGACGCCGCCGGAGCCCACGACCAGGCCCACGTCGGCCAGCGGCCGGGCGCGGTCACCAGGGGTCGCTGGGCGCCCGTGCCGGCGGACGGCCACGGTGACGGCGGCCCGGGCCAGCGCGGTCTCGGCGTCCCACTCGGCGGCCGTGGTGGCCAGCCGAGAGGGGTCGGCGGCGACCGTGGTCGCCCACGCCGCCACGGCCCGCGGCAGGTCGAGCCGCTCGCGGGCGGCGGCCTCGACGACCGCCTCCGCGTTCCACCGCATCCCGAGGTCGGCCTCGACGGTGCGGGCGTGCCAGAGCGTGCCCACCACCTCGCGCCGGATGGTCGCGTCCTCGCCCTGCGGGGTGAGCACGGAGTAGACGTCGGTGGTCGCTCCGCCGACGTCGACGACCAGCACGTCCTCGCCGCGCGCCTGCGCCAGCACCTCGACCCCGCGCAGGACGGCGTCGGGGGTGGCGGCCCGCACCAGCGGCGCGAAACCGCGACCGCGCGAGAGGCCCTTGCCGCCGATGACGTGCTCGAGGAAGACGGCGCGGATGGCCGCGCGGGCGCTCCCGGGCGCGACCTCGCCGATGCGGGGCAGGACGTTGTCGGCCAGCACGTGGCGCCGGCCGGTGGCCTCGAGGAGGTCCGCGACCCGGTCGGCGGCATCGGCGTTGCCGGCCACGACGACCGGGGCGGTCACCCGTGCCCGGGCCAGGCGCTCGGCGTTGTGCAGCAGGACGTCGGCGTTGCCCCCGTCGGTGCCGCCGACCAGCAGGACGAGGTCGGGGCGGGCGGCACGCAGGGCGCGGACGTCGGCAGCCGTCATCGGGCCCGCGGCGACGTGGACGACGCGCGCCCCGGCCGAGAGCCCCACCCGGTGCCCGGCCTCGGCCGTGACCTCGCGCTCGTAGCCGACGACGGCCAGCCGCAGCCCGCCCCCGGCGCTGGAGCACAGGGCCAGGTGCTCCGGGTCGTGAGCCACCCCGAGCTCGGCGCGCACGGCGTCGACGCCGTCCATCACGTCGGTGCCGACCGTCGTCGGGTGCGCGGCCCGGCCCCGGACCTCGCCGTCGTCGCCGACGAGCAGGGCCTTGGTGTAGGTCGAGCCGACGTCGACGCACAGGACATCGGGCATCCGCGCACTCTAGTGAGGGCGGGCCGGCCCCCCTCCCCGGTCGGCCGACGGCTCAGGTGAGCCGGTCGAGGGCCTGGCGCAGGTCGGCCACGAGGTCGGCGGCGTCCTCGATGCCGACCGACAGCCGGATGAGGTCGGCCGGCACCTCGAGCTCGGTGCCGGCGACGGAGGCGTGCGTCATCCGGGCCGGGTGCTCGATGAGCGACTCGACGCCGCCGAGGGACTCCCCCAGGGTGAACAGCCGGGTCTCGGCGCAGACCTTGGCCGCGACGTCCTCGCCGCCCTTGACCCGGAAGGCGACCATGCCGCCGAAGCGCTTCATCTGGCGGGAGGCGACCTCGTGGTTGGGGTGGTCGGGCAGGCCCGGGTAGTGCACGGCCGTGACCCCCGGGTGGCCCTGGAGGAAGTCGACGACGACCTCGGCGTTGTCGCAGTGCCGCTCCATCCGCACCGCCAGCGTCTTCAGCCCGCGCAGCACCAGCCACGCGTCGAACGGCCCAGCGACGGCACCCATCGAGTTCTGGTGGAACGCGACCCGCTCGACGACGGACTCGCCCCGCGGCGTCATGGCGCCGGCCGCGACGACCACGGCGCCACCGACGACGTCGCTGTGGCCGCCGGCGTACTTCGTGGTGGAGTGCACGACCACGTCGGCCCCGAGGGCGATCGGGTTCTGCAGGTACGGCGAGGCGAACGTGTTGTCGACGACCAGGAGGGCCCCGGCGGCGTGCGCGACCTCGGCGATGGCGGCGATGTCGGCGATGCCGAGCAGCGGGTTGGTGGGCGTCTCGACCCACACCATCCGGGTCTCCGGCCGCAGCGCCGCCCGCACCGACTCGACGTCGGCGACCCGTGCGATGGAGTGCTCGACCCCCCAGGGCTTCAGCACCCGGTTGAACAGCCGGTAGGTGCCGCCGTAGGCGTCCGACGGCACGACGACGTGGTCGCCGGGGGCCAGCAGGGCGCGCAGCACGGTGTCCTCACCGGCGAGGCCGCTGGCGAACGCGAAGGCGCGCTCACCGCCCTCGAGCGAGGCGATGCACTCCTCCAGCGCGGTGCGGGTGGGGTTCGCCGAGCGCGAGTACTCGTAGCCGCCGCGCAGGCCGCCCACCCCGTCCTGCTTGTAGGTGCTCACCTGGTGGATGGGCGGCACCACGGCCCCGGTGGTCGGGTCGGGCTCCTGCCCGGCGTGGATGGCGCGCGAGGAGAAGCCGAGGTCGTCGACGGTCATGCTCCGAGGGTAGGGGCCTCGGCGGTGTCTCCCCCAGCCACCCCGCGGCGTGGGGGTCGTTCCCCGATGTCGAGACGGGCGCGGCTCCGTGGAACACGGTGCCACCCGATGCCGTTGGAACGCTCATGCTCTTCGGTTCCCGCGCCAAGACCACCTTCCCCTCCCGCGACGAGGCCCTGCCGGGCCGCGACCAGCGGATCTTCCCCGTCCCGTCGACCCACGCCGTGCTGGGCACCCCGCTGGAGGGCCCGTGGCCCGAGGGGACCGAGATCCTCTACGTCGCGATGGGCTGCTTCTGGGGCGTCGAGCGGATCTTCTGGCAGCTGCCCGGCGTGGTCACCACGGCCGCCGGCTACATGGGCGGGTACACCCCGAACCCCACCTACGAGGAGACCTGCACCGGCCGCACCGGTCACGCCGAGACGGTGCTCGTCGCCTACGACCCGGCCGTCACCACCCCCGAGCTGCTGCTCAAGGCCTTCTGGGAGAACCACGACCCCACCACGCCCAACCGGCAGGGCAACGACATCGGCACCGCGTACCGGTCGGCGATCTACACCTCGACCCCTGGGCAGGACGCCGCGGCCCACGCCACCCGTGAGGCCTTCCAGGGCGTGCTGACCGCCGCCGGGCGGGGCGAGATCTCCACCAGCATCGCCTCGGCCGACGACGCCGGCCCGTTCTGGTACGCCGAGGACTACCACCAGCAGTACCTCCACAAGAACCCGAACGGCTACTGCAACCACGGCCCCAACGGGCTCACCTGCCCGGTCGGCGTCGCGAACCTCCCGGCGCAGACGGACGTCCTCCCGCCCGCCTGACCCGCCGAGCCGCACCCCACGGCCGAGCCCTCTCCCCGCTGCGGGAGGGGGCTCGGCCGTCCTACGCTGCGCGGACCCTCGCGAAAGGTGGGCGCCGTGCAGGTGACCTCCGAGCAGCTCCTCGACGACACCCTCGTCGAGCGGCGCTTTCTGCTGGCCGACGTCCCCGGCCTCCTCTGGATGCCCGTGGCGCCCGCGACGCCGGTGCCGCTGGTGCTGATGGGCCATCCGGGTGGCCTCGACGGGATGTACCCGCGGCTGGTCGCCCGGGCCCGCAGCGCGGCCTCCGACGGGTTCGCCACCGCCACCCTCGAGCTGCCCGGCAGCGGCGGGCGGCCCCCACTGCCCGAGGTGGAGGCCGCCCGGGCCGACCTGCGCGCCGCCCTCGCCGCCGGTGAGCCGGTGGCGGGCGAGGTCGTCGACCGCCTCGTCCTCCCGCTGGTGGAGGCCGCGGTGCCCGAGTGGCGGGCGCTGCTCGACGCGCTGCTCGCCCTGCCGGAGGTCGGCGGCCCGGTGGGCTTCTCGGGTGGGGTCGTCGCGATCGGGGTGCGGATGGCGCGGGTGGAGCCGCGCCTCGTGGCGGCCGGACTCTTCGCGGGCAGCTTCGTGCCCCGCAGCATCCTCGAGGAGGCCCGGGCGGTGACCATCCCCCTCCACCTCCTGCTGCAGTGGGACGACCGCGGCAACGACCGCCAGATGGCGCTGGACCTGTTCGACGCGTTCGGCTCGGCGGAGAAGACCCTGTGCGCGAACCTCGGGGGGCACACGGGTGTCCCGGCCCACGCCGGCGACGAGGCGGCCCGCTTCTTCCGGCGGCACCTGGCGCCGGCACCGTCGTAGGGTGCGACCGTGACCGGCGTGCTCGACGAGGGGCCGTTCTTCCACGGGACGAAGGCCGACCTACGGGTCGGCGACCTGCTGACGGCGGGTTTCCGGTCGAACTACCGGCCCGAGGTGGTCATGAACCACGTCTACTTCACCGCGCTGCGTGACGGCGCGGGCCTCGCGGCCGAGCTGGCCGCCGGGGACGCCGCCCCCCGGGTCTACGAGGTCGTGCCCACCGGCGTCTTCGAGGACGACCCGAACGTCACGGACAAGAAGTTCCCCGGCAACCCGACGCGGTCCTTCCGCAGCACCGCCCCGATCCGGGTCGTCGGCGAGGTCCACGACTGGGCCCGGCTCACCCCCGACGCCCTGCGGGCGTGGCGTCAGCGCCTGGCCGCCCTCCGCGACGACGAACGCGGCGAGATCATCAACTGACCCGTGCCTCTCCGAGACCGGTCAGAGGGGCAGCAGGTCCTGCGCGAGCCTCTGCTTGATGCCCCACTGCCGGTCGCCGGGTGCGGCCCCCGGGAAGCCCCCGAGGCGGAACACCTGGTTCAGGTACGCGACGAACGGCATGGCCACGTCCCCGACGAAGAACCCCTCCGCCGTGGCGTCCGGCAACCGGAACCCGTACGGGTCGCCGCCGCTCACGTTGGCCTTGTGCAGGTGGTCCGGCGCCACCGGGAGCACGAATCCGTCGGCACCCGGGTCCTCCCCGCTCCACTCGCGCCACGCGTCGAGCTCCATCGAGTAGAAGTCGCGGACGGAGGTGCGACGGCTCGACCCCTCGAGCTGCAGGACCAGCGGGTCGGCCGCGGACGACTCCGGCCACTCGGGGTGGGTGCCCACGAGCCACACGTCGCCGACCAGCCGCAGCCAGGAGGACACGGCCATCGGGATGCCGCCGAAGGTCTCGTCGAGCCACGTGACCAGCTCCTCGGCCCCCGGGCCCGGGTCCGTCAAGGGCTCTACCGGCGCCTGCTCCTCGTCGTTGGTGTGGAACCGGTAGCCGTCCGCGCGCAGCCGCTCGACCAGCACCTCGAGGTTGTGCCGGGCCCGCCTCGCCATGTCGTCGCAGACGGCCTGTGCCTCGGCCGCGAGCCCCGGCTCACGCACCTGCCGGCCGTCCTGCCGCAGCTCGTGCCACACCTGCTCGCGGGCCCCGCTGCGGTACCGCTCCAGCCGGCTCGGCGTCTCCATGCGCCCATCCTGCCCGTACCGCGAGGCCCCCGCCCGATGTCGGACGCGGGCCTCGCGGCGTGATCAGGGCGAGCGCGGCCTCAGCGGGCCGAGCGGCCGGACCCGACGAGCTCGTCCTCCGGCTCCCCCGAGGTGGACCCGAGGGTGCCGAGCACCTCCAGTCCGGCCTCCTGGGCGACGGTCACCCGGGGCGGGTCGGCCGGCTCGGCCTCGGCCACGCCGGCGTCGGCCGGCACGACCGGGTCGGCATCGCGCAGCGGGATGGCCTTGATGGCCAGCGTGGCGAGGAACACCAGCACCACGATCGGGAGCCCGAGGAGGAACACCGCGTGCAGCTGGTCGGCCAGGCCCTGGCGCACCGCGGTGGCCACGGCAGGGGGCAGCGCCGCCAGGGCGGTCGGGTCGAGCACCGAGCCGGCGCTGGCCGCGCCCTGCGGGATCGAGGCCGCCGCTCCGGCCGGCAGGTGCGACGCGATGGCCGGGCCCAGGCCGCTGGTGAGGACCGAGCCGAAGACCGCGATGCCGACGGTCGAGCCGACGTTGCGGAAGAACTGGCTCGAGGCGGTGGCGACCCCGAGATCGCGCCGCTCGGCCGCGTTCTGCACGACGAGGGTGTACTGCTGCATCGCCATGCCGATCCCGATGCCGAGCACGACCATCGCGAGGGTCAGCTGGGTCTGGGTCGAGCCGTACGTCATCCGGGTCAGCAGCCACACGCCGGCGCCCATGATCGCCACGCCCACCGCCATGAACGGCTTGTAGACGCCGGTGCGGGTGATGAGCAGGCCGGTGACGACGCCCATCACGATGAAGCCGAGCATCAGCGGCGCGAGGATGAGGCCGGAGTTGGTGGCGTTCACGCCGAGCACGCCCTGGGCGTAGACCGGGATGTAGATGATCGAGCCGAACATCACCATGGCCAGGCCGAAGCTGGCCAGGTTGGCCGCGGTGAAGATCCCTGAGCGGAAGAGGCGCAGCGGGATGACCGGCTCCTCGGCCCGGCTCTCGGCGGCCACGAACGCGACCAGCGACACGACCCCCACGACGTAGAGGCCGATGATGGTGGCCGAGCCCCACGCGTACGACGTGCCGCCCCAGGACGTGGCCAGCAGGATCGCGACGAGCCCGAGCGACAGGGTGGCGATGCCCCAGCCGTCGACCTTCGCCTCGCGGCGCTCGTGCGGCAGGTGGAGGAACTTGAGGATGAAGCCGGTGGCGATGATGCCGACCGGGATGCCGGCGAAGAACAGCCAGCGCCAGCCGAAGTGGTCGGTGATGACGCCGCCCGCGAGCGGGCCGGCGACCGACGTGACGCCGAAGACGGCGCCCATCAGGCCCTGGTACTTGCCGCGCTGCCGCGGCGGGATGATGTCGCCGATGATGGTCTGCGACAGGGGCATGATCGTGCCCATGCCGAGCCCCTGGATGGCGCGGGCGGCGACCAGGACCCAGAAGCCCTGGGCCAGGCCGGCGACGAGCGAGCCGAGCATGAAGACGACGAGGCCGGCGATGTAGAAGCCGCGGCGCCCGTAGAGGTCGGAGAACTTGCCGACGATCGGCACGGTGATGGCCGAGACCAGCAACGCGGCGGTGGCGACCCAGCTGTAGTGGTCCATGCCGCCGAGCTCGGAGACGATGCGCGGCATGGCCGGGCCGACGATGGTCTGGCTGATCGAGGCGACGAGCATGCCCAGCATCAGCCCGACGAAGACCCGGGAGGCCTCGGGGCTGAGCCGGTACGGCTGCCGGGCCGTGGTGGTCGCGGTGCTCATGCGAGGGTCCTTTCGGGGGAGGCCGCGGGGGACGCGGCCGGGGCGGAGCCCGCGACGCTGCGGACGGGGACGTCGGTGGTGCCCTCCGCGACGCGCGCGAGGGAGGTCTCGAGGCGGCCGAGGAGGTCGGCCAGGGCGGCGCGGTCGGACTCGGCCCAGTCGTCGAGGGCGACGCCCACGAGCTCGACGCGCCGGGCGCGCGCACCGGCCAGCACGCCGCTCCCGGTGTCGGTGAGGCCGATCCGGTGGGCGCGCCCGTCGTGCGGGTCCGCGCGGCGCTCGAGGAAGCCGCGCTCGACCAGGCTGCTGACCCGGCGGCTCGTGGTCGAGGGGTCGAGGCCGGCGGCGTCGGCGAGGTCGCAGGCGCGCTGCGGCCCGAGCTTGGCGGTCAGGGCCAGCACGGCGTACTCCCCGCGGCTCACCGGACCGTCGACGGCGTGCGAGCGGCTCAGCAGGCCGAACAGGGCCGAGAGGTGCTCGGCGACGAGCGGTTCGGCGGAGGTTTGTTGCATGGTGCAAGCATACATCTTTTTGCAGTCTCTGCACATTTTCACGTGGGCATACTGACGCCATGACTACCGAGGCGGCCGGGAGCTCCCTGCGCGACCGCAAGAAGCGCGACACCCGGGCCCGCATCCACCGCGCCGCGGTCTCGCTCGCCCTGGCCCGCGGGGTCGGCGACGTCACGGTCGAGGAGGTCGCGGCCGCCGCGGAGGTGTCGCCGCGCACCTTCTTCAACTACTTCGCGACCAAGGAGTCCGCGCTGGTCGGCGAGGACCCCGAGGTCGCGGAGCACCTGACCCGCGCCGTCGCCGAGCGGCCCGGCGACGAGTCCGTCGCCACGGCCCTGCGCGCGGTCGTCACGGCCCGCGTCGCCGCACTCGAGGCCGACGACGAGACCTGGCGGATGCGGCGCGAGCTCGCCGACCGCTCCCCCGAGCTCGCCGCCCGCCTGGCCGGGGCCGGGCTGCGACTCGAGACGGCACTGGTGCGGGCGGCGTACGCGCGCACCGGGACCGACCCGGCCGTCGACCTCGCCACCGGCGTCGCGGCGCGCGTCACGATGGCCGTCGTCCGGGCGGCCTTCGACCAGCACCGCGCGGCCGGCCACGCCGGCTCGGTCACCGAGCGCCTCGAGGCCGCGTTCGCCGCCGTCCCGCACGCCTGAGGCACACCCGGCGGCCGGTCAGATGGCGGCCGCCACCTCGGTGCCCTGCCGGATGGCGGTCTTCGCGTCGAGCTCGGCCGCGACGTCGGCGCCGCCCACCACGTGCACCCGGATGCCGCGCTCGGCCAGGGGCTCGGCCAGGCCGCGCACCGACTCCTGCCCGGCGCAGACGACGACGGTGTCGCACGCCACGGTGCGCCGCTCGCCGGCGTCGCTCCCCAGCCGCACGTGCAGGCCGTCGTCGTCGATGCGCTCGTAGGCGTGCACCCCGGTCACCTGCTCGACGCCCCTGGCGCGCAACGAGGCCCGGTGCACCCACCCCGTGGTCTTCCCCAACCCCTTGCCGATCGCCGTCGTCTTGCGCTGGAGCAGCACGACCTCGCGTGGGCTGGGCTCGACCGCCACCGGCACGAGGCCCCCGCGGGTCCTGGCGGGGTCGCCCACACCCCACTCGCGACGCCATGCGTCGACGTCCTGCGGCCCGAGCCGGTCGGCGGTCAGGAACTCGCAGACGTCGACGCCCACCCCACCGGCCCCGATGACGGCGACGCGCGTGCCGGCCACCCGCTCGCCACGCACCAGCTGGTCGTAGGTCATCACCATCGGGTGCTCGATGCCCGGGATGTCGGGCAGCCGCGGCGTCACACCCGTCGCCACCACCACGTCGTCGACCCCCGCCGCCGCGAGCGCGTCGGCGTCGGCCCACGTCGAGAGCCGCACCGTCACGCCCAGCACCTCGAGCCGGCGGGTGAAGTACCGGATGGTCTCGGCGAACTCCTCCTTGCCGGGGATGCGCATCGCGATGTCGAACTGGCCGCCGAGGTGGTCGCGCCCCTCGAGCAGCTCGACGTCGTGGCCGCGCTCGGCCAGGGTGACGGCCGCCGCCATCCCGGCCGGCCCGCCACCGATGACGCTGACCCGTCGCCGGTGCGGTGCCCGGCCGATGACGAGCTCGGTCTCGCGGCCGGCCCGGGGGTTCAGCAGGCACGAGGCGCGCTGCTTGACGAAGGTGTGGTCGAGGCAGGCCTGGTTGCAGGCGATGCAGGTGTTGATCTCGTCGTCGCGCCCGGCCGCGGCCTTCGCCACGAACTCGGGGTCTGCCAGCAGCGGGCGCGCCAGCGCGACGAGGTCGGCGCCCCCGGCCAGCACCTCCTCGGCGACGTCGGGGGTGTTGATGCGGTTGGTGGCGCAGACCGGGATCGAGACGTGCTCCTTGAGCCGCGCCGCGTACCCGGCGAAGGCCGCCCGCGGCACCGACGTGACGATGGTCGGCACCCGCGCCTCGTGCCAGCCGATGCCCAGGCTGAGGATGCTGGCCCCGTTGGCCTCCACGTCCCGCGCGAGGGTCGTCACCTCATCCCAGGTCTGCCCGTCCTCGACCAGGTCGACCGCCGAGATCCGGTACACCAGAAGGAAGTCCGGGCCGACGGCCCGGCGCACCGCCCGCACGACCTCGACCGCGAAGCGGCGCCGGTTCTCGGGGGCGCCGCCCCAGCGGTCGGTGCGCCGGTTGGTGCGCGGGGCCAGGAACTGGTTGATGAGGTAGCCCTCGGAGCCCATGACCTCGACGCCGTCGTACCCCGCCTCCTGCGCCAGCCGGGCGGCCCGGGCGAAGGCCGCGACCTGCCGGTGCACGCCGCGGTCGCTCAGCGCGTGGGGGGTGAAGCGGCTGATGGGGCTGCGCATCGCCGAGGGGGCGACGCACCACGGGGTGTAGGCGTAGCGGCCGGCGTGCAGCAGCTGCAGCGCCACCAGGCCGCCGGCCTCGTGGACGGCGTCGGTGACGATGCGGTGGCGCGCCACCTCGCCGCGAC
Proteins encoded in this window:
- the mca gene encoding mycothiol conjugate amidase Mca, producing MSEPLRLMCVHAHPDDESSKGAATMAKYVDAGHEVLVVSCTGGERGDILNPRLQHDVHILRDLAQVRRDEMARAQEILGVGHTWLGFVDSGLPEGDPLPPLPDGCFALEPLEVTTEALVREIRRFRPHVVTTYDENGGYPHPDHIMCHDVSVAAFAAAGDPARFPEAGAPWQPLKLYYNQTFNRARIEAFHEALTALGEESPYAEWLERWDRDERPVTTRVQCADWYDRRDAALLAHATQVDPDGTWFKVPREVQARVWPVEEYELAASYVPYADIEDDLFAGLPPTTAEADALATSGDLQLAHDTRTERAA
- a CDS encoding DUF4307 domain-containing protein translates to MPLPDPRTPQGRRVLAAGLALLAAVVAISWYGWSTTSAQVRVQVTAYEVESDALTRVEFDVSRPAGTALTCRVSALDDRKGRVGTVIETVPATGPTVVHEVVRVRTSARAVTGVVESCVRGADAG
- the greA gene encoding transcription elongation factor GreA, whose amino-acid sequence is MTETTTNQSFLTQAAYDRLKGELEELSGPGRTDIAKKIEAAREEGDLKENGGYHAAKEEQGKMEARIRQLTQLLENATIGETPKDDGVVEPGMIVRVEMFGDEEEFLLGSREITDSSMQVFSEQSPIGAAVNGHVIGDSVSYEAPNGKKVDVKILGATPYTG
- a CDS encoding glutamate mutase L, giving the protein MPDVLCVDVGSTYTKALLVGDDGEVRGRAAHPTTVGTDVMDGVDAVRAELGVAHDPEHLALCSSAGGGLRLAVVGYEREVTAEAGHRVGLSAGARVVHVAAGPMTAADVRALRAARPDLVLLVGGTDGGNADVLLHNAERLARARVTAPVVVAGNADAADRVADLLEATGRRHVLADNVLPRIGEVAPGSARAAIRAVFLEHVIGGKGLSRGRGFAPLVRAATPDAVLRGVEVLAQARGEDVLVVDVGGATTDVYSVLTPQGEDATIRREVVGTLWHARTVEADLGMRWNAEAVVEAAARERLDLPRAVAAWATTVAADPSRLATTAAEWDAETALARAAVTVAVRRHGRPATPGDRARPLADVGLVVGSGGVLRHAPAGGAEAVLAPALGDHGGGWRVPDRARAVVDREYVLFAVGLLAEDHPDTAAALAERLGASG
- a CDS encoding cystathionine gamma-synthase, whose product is MTVDDLGFSSRAIHAGQEPDPTTGAVVPPIHQVSTYKQDGVGGLRGGYEYSRSANPTRTALEECIASLEGGERAFAFASGLAGEDTVLRALLAPGDHVVVPSDAYGGTYRLFNRVLKPWGVEHSIARVADVESVRAALRPETRMVWVETPTNPLLGIADIAAIAEVAHAAGALLVVDNTFASPYLQNPIALGADVVVHSTTKYAGGHSDVVGGAVVVAAGAMTPRGESVVERVAFHQNSMGAVAGPFDAWLVLRGLKTLAVRMERHCDNAEVVVDFLQGHPGVTAVHYPGLPDHPNHEVASRQMKRFGGMVAFRVKGGEDVAAKVCAETRLFTLGESLGGVESLIEHPARMTHASVAGTELEVPADLIRLSVGIEDAADLVADLRQALDRLT
- the msrA gene encoding peptide-methionine (S)-S-oxide reductase MsrA; translated protein: MLFGSRAKTTFPSRDEALPGRDQRIFPVPSTHAVLGTPLEGPWPEGTEILYVAMGCFWGVERIFWQLPGVVTTAAGYMGGYTPNPTYEETCTGRTGHAETVLVAYDPAVTTPELLLKAFWENHDPTTPNRQGNDIGTAYRSAIYTSTPGQDAAAHATREAFQGVLTAAGRGEISTSIASADDAGPFWYAEDYHQQYLHKNPNGYCNHGPNGLTCPVGVANLPAQTDVLPPA
- a CDS encoding alpha/beta hydrolase, with product MQVTSEQLLDDTLVERRFLLADVPGLLWMPVAPATPVPLVLMGHPGGLDGMYPRLVARARSAASDGFATATLELPGSGGRPPLPEVEAARADLRAALAAGEPVAGEVVDRLVLPLVEAAVPEWRALLDALLALPEVGGPVGFSGGVVAIGVRMARVEPRLVAAGLFAGSFVPRSILEEARAVTIPLHLLLQWDDRGNDRQMALDLFDAFGSAEKTLCANLGGHTGVPAHAGDEAARFFRRHLAPAPS
- the arr gene encoding NAD(+)--rifampin ADP-ribosyltransferase yields the protein MTGVLDEGPFFHGTKADLRVGDLLTAGFRSNYRPEVVMNHVYFTALRDGAGLAAELAAGDAAPRVYEVVPTGVFEDDPNVTDKKFPGNPTRSFRSTAPIRVVGEVHDWARLTPDALRAWRQRLAALRDDERGEIIN
- a CDS encoding MDR family MFS transporter — protein: MSTATTTARQPYRLSPEASRVFVGLMLGMLVASISQTIVGPAMPRIVSELGGMDHYSWVATAALLVSAITVPIVGKFSDLYGRRGFYIAGLVVFMLGSLVAGLAQGFWVLVAARAIQGLGMGTIMPLSQTIIGDIIPPRQRGKYQGLMGAVFGVTSVAGPLAGGVITDHFGWRWLFFAGIPVGIIATGFILKFLHLPHERREAKVDGWGIATLSLGLVAILLATSWGGTSYAWGSATIIGLYVVGVVSLVAFVAAESRAEEPVIPLRLFRSGIFTAANLASFGLAMVMFGSIIYIPVYAQGVLGVNATNSGLILAPLMLGFIVMGVVTGLLITRTGVYKPFMAVGVAIMGAGVWLLTRMTYGSTQTQLTLAMVVLGIGIGMAMQQYTLVVQNAAERRDLGVATASSQFFRNVGSTVGIAVFGSVLTSGLGPAIASHLPAGAAASIPQGAASAGSVLDPTALAALPPAVATAVRQGLADQLHAVFLLGLPIVVLVFLATLAIKAIPLRDADPVVPADAGVAEAEPADPPRVTVAQEAGLEVLGTLGSTSGEPEDELVGSGRSAR